In Chitinophagaceae bacterium, the DNA window AGTCACCCTGAGAATTCTCTGTTTTATCTTCTGAAATATTAGAAAAGGAAATGCCTCCAATCAGGTAACCACCATCAGTTTGAACAATAGATCGTACGTAATCTGCTCCAGTACCGCCGATGGTATTCTGCCACTGGATTGTGCCAGTATTATTGAGCTTGACTATCCAATAATCACTAAAAATCTGACAAACTTCTGTTTTATCGCCTGAAATACCGGATTCTGAACCGCCCCCTATAAGGTAGCCACCATCAGTTGTTTGAATTACGCATGACAGTTCATCAATTGAATTCCCGCCAATAGTATTTTGCCATTGAATTTCCGGAGTGCCTTCTGCAGGACAATTGTCATCAATCAACGTGTTGCAGTCATCATCCATTCCATTACTGCATACCTCTATTTTTGAAGGATTAATTGCTGAGTTGCTGTCATTGCAATCCAGGTTGTTAAACACATAACCATACGGCACAGAACAATTTGCATTGAAGTTGCTGTTGGCAGCATCGCCGTAGGTATCGCCATCCACATCAGCAAAAAGCGTGAAACCATTGCATATAAGTTTCACCACCCAATAATCAAAAGTACCAAATGGGCCCTGGTTGGCTTCTGTTTTATCTCCCCCAATGTCCGATCTTGATTCACCTGCCAATATGTAATTACCATCCACCGTCAGACTAACGGAATAGAGATTATCATCATAATTGCCGCCAATGGTATTTTGCCATTCAATATTGCCATTATCATTTAATTTTACCACCCAATAGTCATGCTGACCCTGACTCACTTCAGTTTTATCTCCTGAAATACCGGAGTACGAAGTGCCTCCGATCAGATAACCACTGTCATTGGCTTGAATAACAGAAAACACACCATCATCTGAATTCCCGCCAATTGTATTTTGCCACTGAATATTGCCGGAGCCGTCCAGCTTCACCACCCAATAGTCAGTATATCCCGAAATTCCCTGGCTCTCTTCGGTTTTATCTCCTGAAATGTTTGACCATGAAGTTCCGCCCAGAAGGTATCCTCCACCATTGGTTTGAATAACAGAAATCAGAAAATCATTTCCACTCCCTCCAATAGTATTTTGCCACTGAATGCTGCCTGAACCATCCAGTTTCACCACCCAATAGTCACTCTCACCCTTGCTCGCTTCGGCTTTATCTCCCGAAATTCCGGAAGACGAAAAACCACCAAGCAGATAACCGTCATCAGTGGTTTGAATCACATCATTCAATTGATCATCGTTATTCCCGCCAATAGTGTTTTGCCATAAAATGTTACCGGAACCATCCAGTTTCACCACCCAATAGTCAGAACCTTGGTTCGCTTCCGTTTTATCTCCTGAAATACCCGAAAAGGAACTGCCGCCAAGCAGATAACCTCCATCCGTAGTTTGAATAACAGATCCCAATTCTTCATGGCCGGTGCCACCAATATCATTTTGCCATAGAATATTTCCCAAGCTATCTAGTTTCACCACCCAGAAATCATCATTACTGCCCCCATAGTGCATTTCGGTCTTGTCACCTGAAATATCTGATCTTGATCCTCCACCAAGCAGGTAACCGCCGTCAGTAGTTTGAATAACAGCAGTTAATTGATCCAGGTCATCGCCTCCAATAGTATTTTGCCATTGAATATTACCGGAAGCATCCAGTTTTACTACCCAATAATCCTGATGGTAATCTGTACCTTCACTCCATTGGCTTGGTTCGGTTTTATCCCCTGAAATACCCGATTGTGAAGTGCCACCAAGCAAGGATCCTCCATCAGTAGTTTGAATCATGCATGACAGGTTATCATATGAACTCCCGCCAATAGTATTTTGCCATTGAATTTCAGGCGCTGTTATTTGTGCGGTTACAATTGAATATGTGAAACAAAGAACAGTGATTGAAAGTGTGATTAGATTTTTCATATGAGCATTGATTTTGTAAAAGGTTAGAAATAAGAATACGGAAGGATGGATTGATAAAATCTGGTGGCGAACTTTGTAAACTAACTTTTTCGCTCAGAGATGTTGACATACCACGTCTTGCTTTCAGTGACAAACAAAGTTGAATTCATCTTGCTTTTGGATCCATGACGGTAATCATGTAAATGGATGATATTTCTCATTTATAAGAGTGTCAGGTAATAAGTCAGGTGGCTGCTTCCGGATTTTGAAAAAACGGCTTCAGGAGAGCCTGCTTCTGTTTCTGTTCCTAACAAAATACAGCGCTATAAATATATTTACAACCTGTTGAAGAGGCCTTCGTTTGTCAATAGCATTAACTTTCCTGGTAAGAAGAGATTTGAAAAGCCGGCTTGGTTTTCTTTGCTAACCATACAGCATTCAATACGACCATTTTAATAATTCTCCAGAAGTGTTATGATCTTCTTTTACCTTTTATTTACCTAACAGAAGGCAAAAAAGAATTGGTGAAGAATCAGTAAGAAGTTGCCGATGGCCAGAATAAATAGGAAACCAAAGTGCCTGCAACAGCCATCGTGCAGGCAATAATTACAGCAGCAGAAAATGTTTTCACTGTGAATCCCTTAAACAACTTATCAGTGAGTATGATGACAATTGCAGTCACCAGCAACCTGACAAAAAATGAGAGAAGACCTAACGTAAC includes these proteins:
- a CDS encoding T9SS type A sorting domain-containing protein, with protein sequence MKNLITLSITVLCFTYSIVTAQITAPEIQWQNTIGGSSYDNLSCMIQTTDGGSLLGGTSQSGISGDKTEPSQWSEGTDYHQDYWVVKLDASGNIQWQNTIGGDDLDQLTAVIQTTDGGYLLGGGSRSDISGDKTEMHYGGSNDDFWVVKLDSLGNILWQNDIGGTGHEELGSVIQTTDGGYLLGGSSFSGISGDKTEANQGSDYWVVKLDGSGNILWQNTIGGNNDDQLNDVIQTTDDGYLLGGFSSSGISGDKAEASKGESDYWVVKLDGSGSIQWQNTIGGSGNDFLISVIQTNGGGYLLGGTSWSNISGDKTEESQGISGYTDYWVVKLDGSGNIQWQNTIGGNSDDGVFSVIQANDSGYLIGGTSYSGISGDKTEVSQGQHDYWVVKLNDNGNIEWQNTIGGNYDDNLYSVSLTVDGNYILAGESRSDIGGDKTEANQGPFGTFDYWVVKLICNGFTLFADVDGDTYGDAANSNFNANCSVPYGYVFNNLDCNDSNSAINPSKIEVCSNGMDDDCNTLIDDNCPAEGTPEIQWQNTIGGNSIDELSCVIQTTDGGYLIGGGSESGISGDKTEVCQIFSDYWIVKLNNTGTIQWQNTIGGTGADYVRSIVQTDGGYLIGGISFSNISEDKTENSQGDYDYWILKLDVAGNIVWQNTIGGNKLDELKNLVQTTDGGYLLGGYSHSGISGDKNQPSKGYADYWVVKLDALGNIQWQNTIGGNSQDFLGSAIQTTDGGYLLGGSSYSGISGDKTEASQGSADYWVVKLDGSGNIKWQNTIGGTGSNSLASVIQTIDGGYLLGGSSDSGISGDKTEACKGYEDYWIVKLDNSGNIQWQNTIGGDSHDYLNSVIQNSDGGFVLGGSSFSGISGDKNQTSKGDYDYWMVKVDDSGNIEWQYTSGGSSVDYLRSNIQTSDEGYLIGGTSQSGISGSKDEESQGSDDYWVVKFSSAPCIGLTVFADVDGDNHGDPFSSFFAADCIVPAGYVLSGGDCDDGNASINPSTAEVCGNGIDDNCNALIDDNCEDCTGYADNDNDSYGNDNDTIIAQYCIMPAGYVLDNTDCNDSDASVHPGAIELLNNIDDNCDGQFDEGFCISPLNLSASNITPVSILLSWNSNSDANSYKLRYKVKKTDTWVILDKIPDEVKFINELSTGTEYAWQVKGVCNRHPSVTSDWSDKAFFTTAPMKARGVMPLQSGFEIYPNPSSATTTIHFILTYSSQVTLKIFDVNGKEVSNLVNESMEAGDHSLSINTVQFSKGMYFVQMISEEGIRMEKLMVQ
- a CDS encoding phage holin family protein, whose protein sequence is MNFLLELLINAGLLFLLAYLLPSVDIKSFGTAIAVALVIGILNATVGFLLRLPMNIVTLGLLSFFVRLLVTAIVIILTDKLFKGFTVKTFSAAVIIACTMAVAGTLVSYLFWPSATSY